The following proteins come from a genomic window of Nycticebus coucang isolate mNycCou1 chromosome 11, mNycCou1.pri, whole genome shotgun sequence:
- the AOC1 gene encoding amiloride-sensitive amine oxidase [copper-containing] isoform X1 has protein sequence MGTEGPNGAMGQETLALRWAMAATLLLQVAAGEHSPWTLHGKARVFSDLSAQELKAVHSFLWSRTELRLESSKASTMAKNTVFLIEMLLPKKQHVLRFLDKGERRPVREARAVIFFGGQEHPNITEFAVGPLPHPYYMRVLPPRPGRRPSWASRPISSVEYTLLYHTLQEATKPLHQFFLDTTGFSFQDCGNRCLTFTDVAPRGLASGQRRSWFIVQRCVEGYFLHPTGLELLVDHASTDARSWAVEQVWYNGKFYASVEELARKYAAGEVDVVVLEDLRPRGKGQESAEEPPLFSSHKPRGAFPSPMDVSGPRLVQPHGPRYRLEGSAVLYGGWSFAFRLRSSSGLQVLNVHFGGERVAYEVSVQEAVALYGGHTPAGMQTKYVDVGWGLGSVTHELAPGVDCPETATFLDAVHYYDTDDPVRYPRALCLFEMPTGVPLRRHFNSNFSGGFNFYAGLKGQVLVLRTTSTVYNYDYIWDIIFYPNGVMEAKMHATGYVHATFYTPEGLRHGTRLHTHLVGNMHTHLVHYRVDLDVAGTKNSFQTLQMKLENITNPWSLTHRLVQPTLQQTQYHRERQAAFRFGRTLPRYLLFTSPKENPWGHQRSYRLQIHSMADQVLPPGWQEEQAVTWARYPLAVTRYRESERCSSSIYNQNDPWAPPVVFEEFLHNNENIENEDLVAWVTVGFLHIPHSEDIPNTATPGNSVGFLLRPFNFFPEDPSLASRDTVIVWPRDNGPNYIQRWIPEDRDCLMPPPFSYNGTYMPV, from the exons ATGGGAACAGAGGGTCCTAATGG AGCAATGGGGCAAGAGACCCTGGCCCTCCGCTGGGCCATGGCTGCCACCCTGCTCCTGCAGGTGGCTGCAGGGGAGCATTCCCCATGGACCTTGCACGGCAAGgccagggtattctcagacctgaGTGCTCAAGAGCTGAAGGCGGTGCACAGCTTCCTCTGGTCCAGGACCGAGCTAAGGCTAGAGTCCTCCAAGGCATCCACCATGGCCAAGAACACCGTGTTCCTCATTGAGATGCTGCTGCCCAAGAAGCAACATGTGCTGAGATTTCTGGATAAAGGTGAAAGACGTCCTGTTCGGGAAGCCCGTGCAGTCATCTTCTTTGGCGGCCAAGAGCATCCCAACATCACTGAGTTTGCTGTGGGGCCCCTGCCTCACCCCTACTACATGAGGGTGCTGCCCCCCAGGCCTGGACGCCGGCCCTCCTGGGCTTCCAGGCCCATCTCCTCGGTAGAGTATACCCTCCTCTACCACACCCTGCAGGAAGCCACCAAGCCCCTGCATCAGTTTTTCCTGGATACCACGGGCTTCTCATTCCAAGACTGCGGCAACCGATGCCTCACTTTCACTGACGTGGCCCCCCGGGGCTTGGCTTCCGGCCAACGCCGCAGCTGGTTCATCGTCCAGCGCTGTGTGGAAGGCTACTTCTTGCACCCCACGGGGCTGGAGCTCCTAGTGGACCACGCGAGCACCGATGCCCGGAGCTGGGCCGTGGAGCAGGTATGGTACAACGGGAAATTCTACGCCAGCGTGGAAGAGCTGGCTCGGAAGTACGCCGCGGGGGAGGTAGACGTGGTGGTCCTGGAGGACCTGCGGCCCCGGGGCAAGGGGCAGGAGAGCGCAGAGGAGCCGCCCCTCTTCTCCTCCCACAAGCCGCGAGGGGCCTTCCCCAGCCCCATGGACGTGAGCGGTCCTCGCCTGGTCCAGCCCCACGGCCCCCGCTACAGGCTGGAGGGCTCCGCCGTGCTCTATGGGGGCTGGAGCTTCGCCTTCCGCCTGCGCTCCTCGTCGGGGCTGCAGGTCCTGAACGTGCACTTCGGCGGAGAGCGCGTCGCCTACGAGGTCAGTGTGCAGGAGGCGGTGGCGCTGTACGGTGGGCACACGCCTGCGGGCATGCAGACCAAGTATGTGGACGTGGGCTGGGGCCTGGGCAGCGTCACTCACGAGTTAGCCCCGGGCGTCGACTGCCCGGAGACCGCCACCTTCCTGGACGCCGTCCACTACTACGACACTGACGACCCTGTGCGCTATCCCCGAGCCCTCTGCCTCTTTGAGATGCCCACGGGGGTGCCCCTGCGGCGGCACTTTAATTCCAACTTTAGCGGAGGCTTCAACTTCTACGCCGGACTGAAGGGCCAGGTGCTGGTGCTGAGGACGACGTCCACCGTCTACAATTACGATTACATTTGGGACATCATCTTCTATCCCAATGGGGTGATGGAGGCCAAGATGCACGCCACCGGCTACGTCCACGCCACCTTCTACACCCCCGAGGGGCTGCGCCACGGCACGCGCCTGCACACCCACCTGGTCGGGAACATGCACACGCACCTCGTGCACTACCGCGTCGACCTGGACGTGGCAG GCACCAAGAACAGCTTCCAGACCCTACAGATGAAGCTAGAAAACATCACCAACCCCTGGAGCCTGACACACCGCCTAGTCCAGCCGACTCTGCAACAGACACAGTACCACCGGGAGCGCCAGGCGGCATTCCGGTTTGGGCGGACTCTGCCGAGGTACCTGCTCTTCACCAGCCCCAAGGAGAACCCCTGGGGCCACCAGCGCAGCTATCGCCTGCAGATCCACTCCATGGCTGACCAAGTGCTGCCCCCAGGCTGGCAGGAGGAGCAGGCTGTCACCTGGGCCAG GTACCCTCTGGCCGTGACCAGGTACCGGGAGTCGGAGCGGTGCAGCAGCAGCATCTACAACCAGAACGACCCCTGGGCCCCACCTGTGGTCTTTGAGGAGTTTCTACACAACAATGAGAACATTGAAAACGAG GACCTGGTGGCTTGGGTGACTGTGGGCTTCCTGCACATCCCCCATTCTGAGGATATTCCCAACACAGCCACACCTGGAAACTCTGTGGGCTTTCTGCTCCGGCCCTTCAACTTCTTCCCAGAGGACCCGTCCCTGGCATCCAGAGATACGGTGATTGTGTGGCCTCGGGACAATGGCCCCAACTATATCCAGCGTTGGATCCCTGAGGACAGAGACTGCTTGATGCCACCCCCTTTTAGCTACAATGGGACCTACATGCCCGTGTGA
- the AOC1 gene encoding amiloride-sensitive amine oxidase [copper-containing] isoform X2, producing MGQETLALRWAMAATLLLQVAAGEHSPWTLHGKARVFSDLSAQELKAVHSFLWSRTELRLESSKASTMAKNTVFLIEMLLPKKQHVLRFLDKGERRPVREARAVIFFGGQEHPNITEFAVGPLPHPYYMRVLPPRPGRRPSWASRPISSVEYTLLYHTLQEATKPLHQFFLDTTGFSFQDCGNRCLTFTDVAPRGLASGQRRSWFIVQRCVEGYFLHPTGLELLVDHASTDARSWAVEQVWYNGKFYASVEELARKYAAGEVDVVVLEDLRPRGKGQESAEEPPLFSSHKPRGAFPSPMDVSGPRLVQPHGPRYRLEGSAVLYGGWSFAFRLRSSSGLQVLNVHFGGERVAYEVSVQEAVALYGGHTPAGMQTKYVDVGWGLGSVTHELAPGVDCPETATFLDAVHYYDTDDPVRYPRALCLFEMPTGVPLRRHFNSNFSGGFNFYAGLKGQVLVLRTTSTVYNYDYIWDIIFYPNGVMEAKMHATGYVHATFYTPEGLRHGTRLHTHLVGNMHTHLVHYRVDLDVAGTKNSFQTLQMKLENITNPWSLTHRLVQPTLQQTQYHRERQAAFRFGRTLPRYLLFTSPKENPWGHQRSYRLQIHSMADQVLPPGWQEEQAVTWARYPLAVTRYRESERCSSSIYNQNDPWAPPVVFEEFLHNNENIENEDLVAWVTVGFLHIPHSEDIPNTATPGNSVGFLLRPFNFFPEDPSLASRDTVIVWPRDNGPNYIQRWIPEDRDCLMPPPFSYNGTYMPV from the exons ATGGGGCAAGAGACCCTGGCCCTCCGCTGGGCCATGGCTGCCACCCTGCTCCTGCAGGTGGCTGCAGGGGAGCATTCCCCATGGACCTTGCACGGCAAGgccagggtattctcagacctgaGTGCTCAAGAGCTGAAGGCGGTGCACAGCTTCCTCTGGTCCAGGACCGAGCTAAGGCTAGAGTCCTCCAAGGCATCCACCATGGCCAAGAACACCGTGTTCCTCATTGAGATGCTGCTGCCCAAGAAGCAACATGTGCTGAGATTTCTGGATAAAGGTGAAAGACGTCCTGTTCGGGAAGCCCGTGCAGTCATCTTCTTTGGCGGCCAAGAGCATCCCAACATCACTGAGTTTGCTGTGGGGCCCCTGCCTCACCCCTACTACATGAGGGTGCTGCCCCCCAGGCCTGGACGCCGGCCCTCCTGGGCTTCCAGGCCCATCTCCTCGGTAGAGTATACCCTCCTCTACCACACCCTGCAGGAAGCCACCAAGCCCCTGCATCAGTTTTTCCTGGATACCACGGGCTTCTCATTCCAAGACTGCGGCAACCGATGCCTCACTTTCACTGACGTGGCCCCCCGGGGCTTGGCTTCCGGCCAACGCCGCAGCTGGTTCATCGTCCAGCGCTGTGTGGAAGGCTACTTCTTGCACCCCACGGGGCTGGAGCTCCTAGTGGACCACGCGAGCACCGATGCCCGGAGCTGGGCCGTGGAGCAGGTATGGTACAACGGGAAATTCTACGCCAGCGTGGAAGAGCTGGCTCGGAAGTACGCCGCGGGGGAGGTAGACGTGGTGGTCCTGGAGGACCTGCGGCCCCGGGGCAAGGGGCAGGAGAGCGCAGAGGAGCCGCCCCTCTTCTCCTCCCACAAGCCGCGAGGGGCCTTCCCCAGCCCCATGGACGTGAGCGGTCCTCGCCTGGTCCAGCCCCACGGCCCCCGCTACAGGCTGGAGGGCTCCGCCGTGCTCTATGGGGGCTGGAGCTTCGCCTTCCGCCTGCGCTCCTCGTCGGGGCTGCAGGTCCTGAACGTGCACTTCGGCGGAGAGCGCGTCGCCTACGAGGTCAGTGTGCAGGAGGCGGTGGCGCTGTACGGTGGGCACACGCCTGCGGGCATGCAGACCAAGTATGTGGACGTGGGCTGGGGCCTGGGCAGCGTCACTCACGAGTTAGCCCCGGGCGTCGACTGCCCGGAGACCGCCACCTTCCTGGACGCCGTCCACTACTACGACACTGACGACCCTGTGCGCTATCCCCGAGCCCTCTGCCTCTTTGAGATGCCCACGGGGGTGCCCCTGCGGCGGCACTTTAATTCCAACTTTAGCGGAGGCTTCAACTTCTACGCCGGACTGAAGGGCCAGGTGCTGGTGCTGAGGACGACGTCCACCGTCTACAATTACGATTACATTTGGGACATCATCTTCTATCCCAATGGGGTGATGGAGGCCAAGATGCACGCCACCGGCTACGTCCACGCCACCTTCTACACCCCCGAGGGGCTGCGCCACGGCACGCGCCTGCACACCCACCTGGTCGGGAACATGCACACGCACCTCGTGCACTACCGCGTCGACCTGGACGTGGCAG GCACCAAGAACAGCTTCCAGACCCTACAGATGAAGCTAGAAAACATCACCAACCCCTGGAGCCTGACACACCGCCTAGTCCAGCCGACTCTGCAACAGACACAGTACCACCGGGAGCGCCAGGCGGCATTCCGGTTTGGGCGGACTCTGCCGAGGTACCTGCTCTTCACCAGCCCCAAGGAGAACCCCTGGGGCCACCAGCGCAGCTATCGCCTGCAGATCCACTCCATGGCTGACCAAGTGCTGCCCCCAGGCTGGCAGGAGGAGCAGGCTGTCACCTGGGCCAG GTACCCTCTGGCCGTGACCAGGTACCGGGAGTCGGAGCGGTGCAGCAGCAGCATCTACAACCAGAACGACCCCTGGGCCCCACCTGTGGTCTTTGAGGAGTTTCTACACAACAATGAGAACATTGAAAACGAG GACCTGGTGGCTTGGGTGACTGTGGGCTTCCTGCACATCCCCCATTCTGAGGATATTCCCAACACAGCCACACCTGGAAACTCTGTGGGCTTTCTGCTCCGGCCCTTCAACTTCTTCCCAGAGGACCCGTCCCTGGCATCCAGAGATACGGTGATTGTGTGGCCTCGGGACAATGGCCCCAACTATATCCAGCGTTGGATCCCTGAGGACAGAGACTGCTTGATGCCACCCCCTTTTAGCTACAATGGGACCTACATGCCCGTGTGA